In Streptomyces thermolilacinus SPC6, a single genomic region encodes these proteins:
- a CDS encoding M18 family aminopeptidase — MSSSATRFDRGHTDDLITFLAASPSPYHAVATAAERLEKAGFRQVEETAAWDGTTGGKYVIRGGAIIAWYVPEGAAAHTPYRIVGAHTDSPNLRVKPRPDSGAHGWRQVAVEIYGGPLLNSWLDRDLGIAGRLTLRDGGHRLVNVDRPLLRVPQLAIHLDRGANDGLKLDRQRHMQPIWGLGDDVREGDLIRFLADEAGLDADEVTGWDLMVHSVEPPAYLGRDRELLAAPRLDNLLSVHAATAALAAVATAGEPPACIPVMAAFDHEENGSESDTGAQGPLLGTVLERSVYARGGTYEDRARAFAGTVCLSSDVGHAVHPNYAERHDPTHHPRPNGGPILKVNVNQRYATDGSGRAVFAAACDEAGVPWQSFVSNNDMPCGTTIGPITAARHGIRTVDIGVACLSMHSARELCGADDPYLLANALVAFLK; from the coding sequence ATGAGCAGCTCTGCCACCCGCTTCGACCGCGGCCACACCGACGACCTGATCACGTTCCTGGCGGCCTCGCCGTCTCCGTACCACGCCGTGGCGACCGCCGCCGAGCGGCTGGAGAAGGCCGGCTTCCGCCAGGTCGAGGAGACCGCGGCGTGGGACGGCACGACGGGCGGCAAGTACGTGATCCGGGGCGGCGCGATCATCGCGTGGTACGTGCCGGAGGGCGCCGCCGCGCACACCCCGTACCGGATCGTGGGCGCCCACACCGACTCGCCGAACCTCCGCGTGAAGCCGCGGCCCGACAGCGGCGCCCACGGCTGGCGGCAGGTCGCCGTCGAGATCTACGGCGGGCCCCTGCTGAACTCGTGGCTCGACCGCGACCTGGGCATCGCCGGGCGGCTCACCCTCCGCGACGGCGGTCACCGGCTCGTCAACGTGGACCGGCCGCTGCTGCGCGTCCCGCAGCTCGCCATCCACCTCGACCGGGGCGCCAACGACGGCCTGAAGCTGGACCGGCAGCGGCACATGCAGCCCATCTGGGGCCTGGGCGACGACGTCCGCGAGGGCGACCTGATCCGCTTCCTCGCCGACGAGGCCGGGCTCGACGCCGACGAGGTCACCGGCTGGGACCTCATGGTCCACTCCGTGGAGCCGCCCGCCTACCTGGGACGCGACCGCGAACTGCTCGCCGCGCCGCGCCTGGACAACCTGCTGTCCGTGCACGCCGCCACCGCCGCGCTCGCCGCCGTCGCCACCGCCGGTGAACCGCCCGCGTGCATCCCCGTCATGGCCGCCTTCGACCACGAGGAGAACGGCTCCGAGTCGGACACCGGCGCGCAGGGCCCCCTGCTCGGCACGGTGCTGGAACGGTCCGTCTACGCGCGCGGGGGCACCTACGAGGACCGCGCCCGCGCCTTCGCCGGGACCGTCTGCCTCTCCTCCGACGTGGGCCACGCCGTGCACCCCAACTACGCGGAGCGGCACGACCCGACGCACCACCCGCGCCCCAACGGCGGGCCGATCCTCAAGGTGAACGTCAACCAGCGGTACGCCACGGACGGTTCCGGCCGCGCCGTGTTCGCCGCCGCGTGTGACGAGGCGGGCGTGCCGTGGCAGTCGTTCGTCTCCAACAACGACATGCCGTGCGGCACGACGATCGGTCCCATCACCGCCGCCCGGCACGGCATCCGGACCGTGGACATCGGTGTGGCGTGCCTGTCGATGCACAGCGCGCGCGAACTGTGCGGCGCCGACGACCCGTACCTCCTCGCCAACGCCCTGGTCGCGTTCCTGAAGTGA
- a CDS encoding MFS transporter, with the protein MSSPSSAPLTLPLDPPGGRRAALVWGVGVCVYLVAVVFRTSLGVAGLDAADRFHVNASALSAFSILQLLVYAGMQIPVGLLVDRLGTRKVLTLGIVLFTVGQLGFALSPSYGMALAARALLGCGDAMTFISVLRLGSRWFPARRGPMIVQIAGLFGVVGNLLSTIVLARALDSLGWTATFAGSSLAGLVVLVLVVAFLKDHPEGFEPEPVPHAGVAYVRHQIARAWREPGTRLGMWVHFTTQFPAMVFLLLWGMPFLVEAQGLSRGRAGELLTVVVLSNMVVGLVYGQLIARHHAARAPLALGTIGATALVWAGTVTYPGEHAPMWLLVALCAVLGACGPASMIGFDFARPANPPERQGTASGIVNIGGFTASMTTLFAIGVLLDATGGSYRVAFSSVFVLQVLGVAQILRLRARTARLERERLVASRVEAVHVPA; encoded by the coding sequence ATGAGTTCCCCGTCCTCCGCCCCGCTCACCCTCCCCCTCGATCCGCCCGGTGGCCGCCGGGCGGCTCTCGTGTGGGGCGTCGGCGTGTGCGTGTACCTCGTCGCGGTCGTCTTCCGTACGTCGCTGGGCGTGGCCGGGCTCGACGCGGCCGACCGCTTCCACGTCAACGCCTCCGCCCTGTCGGCGTTCTCGATCCTCCAGCTCCTCGTCTACGCCGGCATGCAGATACCCGTCGGCCTGCTCGTGGACCGGCTGGGCACGCGGAAGGTCCTGACGCTCGGGATCGTGCTGTTCACCGTCGGGCAGCTGGGCTTCGCGCTGTCCCCGTCGTACGGGATGGCCCTCGCCGCCCGCGCGCTGCTGGGCTGCGGCGACGCGATGACGTTCATCTCCGTGCTGCGGCTGGGCAGCCGCTGGTTCCCGGCGCGGCGCGGGCCGATGATCGTGCAGATCGCGGGCCTCTTCGGGGTCGTCGGCAACCTGCTGTCCACGATCGTGCTGGCGCGGGCGCTGGACTCGCTGGGCTGGACCGCGACGTTCGCGGGCAGCTCCCTGGCCGGTCTGGTGGTCCTCGTGCTGGTCGTGGCGTTCCTGAAGGACCACCCCGAGGGCTTCGAGCCGGAGCCCGTGCCGCACGCCGGGGTGGCGTACGTACGCCACCAGATCGCGCGCGCCTGGCGGGAACCGGGCACCCGCCTCGGCATGTGGGTGCACTTCACGACGCAGTTCCCCGCCATGGTGTTCCTGCTGCTGTGGGGGATGCCGTTCCTGGTGGAGGCGCAGGGCCTGTCGCGGGGGCGGGCCGGTGAGCTGCTGACCGTGGTGGTGCTCTCCAACATGGTCGTGGGCCTCGTGTACGGGCAGCTGATCGCCCGTCACCACGCGGCGCGGGCGCCCCTGGCGCTGGGCACCATCGGCGCGACGGCCCTCGTGTGGGCGGGCACCGTGACGTACCCGGGGGAGCACGCCCCGATGTGGCTGCTCGTCGCCCTGTGCGCGGTGCTCGGTGCGTGCGGGCCCGCGTCGATGATCGGCTTCGACTTCGCGCGGCCCGCGAACCCGCCGGAGCGGCAGGGCACGGCGTCCGGGATCGTCAACATCGGCGGGTTCACCGCCTCGATGACGACGCTGTTCGCGATCGGTGTCCTGCTGGACGCCACCGGCGGCAGCTACCGGGTGGCGTTCTCGTCGGTGTTCGTCCTCCAGGTCCTGGGCGTCGCCCAGATCCTGCGCCTGCGCGCCCGCACGGCCCGCCTGGAGCGGGAGCGGCTGGTGGCCAGCCGCGTGGAGGCGGTCCACGTCCCGGCGTGA
- a CDS encoding NHL domain-containing thioredoxin family protein, which produces MNDAAPATPRRARVRAPELVGEGGWLNTGGASYTLADLRGRIVILDFWTFCCINCLHVLDELRELEEKHRDTLVIIGVHSPKFVHEADHQAVVDAVERYGVEHPVLDDPKLATWKQYAVRAWPTLVVIDPEGYVVAQHAGEGHAKAIETLVEELEAEHEAKGTLRRGDGPYVAPEPVATHLRFPGKVIALDNGNLLVSDTTRHQLVEVAADGETVVRRYGDGQRGLADGPAGSARFSEPQGMCVLPDGRIVVADTVNHALRALDPATGEVVTLAGTGAQWMQGSPTSGPAREVALSSPWDVAWWQGRVWIAMAGVHQLWAYDPEAGTVQVAAGTTNEGLVDGPAAEAWFAQPSGLAATEDRLWIADSETSAVRWVDPEGVVHTAVGTGLFDFGHRDGAAEQALFQHPLGVTALPDGSVAVCDTYNHALRRYDPATGEVTTLATDLREPSDAVLVGDDLVVVESARHRLTRLRLPEEAVRVAAVAHRTQREATAIAPGTLRLDVVFRAPTGQKLDERYGPSTRLLVSSTPPELLADGAGQGTDLFRELKLDPSVTEGVLHVSAMAASCDDDPENEYPACHVHQQDWGVPVRVEDGGATRLPLILAGLDEAEAQA; this is translated from the coding sequence ATGAACGATGCCGCGCCCGCCACCCCCCGCCGCGCCCGTGTCCGTGCTCCCGAGCTGGTCGGTGAAGGAGGCTGGCTCAATACGGGCGGAGCCTCGTACACCCTCGCCGACCTGCGGGGACGTATCGTCATCCTCGACTTCTGGACCTTCTGCTGCATCAACTGCCTGCACGTGCTGGACGAGCTGCGCGAACTGGAGGAGAAGCACCGCGACACGCTCGTGATCATCGGCGTGCACTCGCCGAAGTTCGTGCACGAGGCCGACCACCAGGCCGTCGTGGACGCCGTCGAGCGGTACGGCGTCGAGCACCCCGTCCTGGACGACCCGAAGCTCGCCACCTGGAAGCAGTACGCCGTACGGGCCTGGCCGACGCTCGTCGTGATCGACCCGGAGGGGTACGTCGTCGCCCAGCACGCGGGCGAGGGCCACGCCAAGGCCATCGAGACCCTGGTCGAGGAGCTGGAGGCCGAGCACGAGGCCAAGGGCACCCTGCGGCGCGGCGACGGCCCGTACGTGGCGCCGGAGCCCGTCGCCACCCACCTGCGCTTCCCCGGCAAGGTGATCGCCCTCGACAACGGCAACCTCCTCGTCTCCGACACGACCCGCCACCAGCTGGTCGAGGTGGCCGCCGACGGGGAGACCGTGGTGCGCCGCTACGGCGACGGGCAGCGCGGGCTGGCCGACGGGCCCGCCGGGTCCGCGAGGTTCAGCGAGCCGCAGGGCATGTGCGTCCTCCCCGACGGGCGGATCGTCGTCGCGGACACCGTCAACCACGCGCTGCGCGCCCTGGACCCGGCGACCGGCGAGGTCGTGACGCTCGCCGGGACCGGCGCCCAGTGGATGCAGGGCTCCCCCACCTCGGGCCCGGCCCGCGAGGTCGCCCTGTCGTCGCCGTGGGACGTGGCGTGGTGGCAGGGCCGCGTGTGGATCGCCATGGCCGGTGTCCACCAGCTGTGGGCGTACGACCCCGAGGCCGGCACCGTCCAGGTCGCGGCCGGAACCACCAACGAGGGCCTGGTGGACGGCCCCGCCGCCGAGGCGTGGTTCGCGCAGCCGTCCGGGCTCGCGGCGACCGAGGACCGCCTGTGGATCGCCGACTCCGAGACGAGCGCCGTCCGCTGGGTGGACCCGGAGGGCGTCGTCCACACGGCCGTCGGCACCGGCCTGTTCGACTTCGGGCACCGGGACGGCGCCGCCGAACAGGCCCTGTTCCAGCACCCGCTGGGCGTCACCGCCCTCCCGGACGGCTCGGTCGCGGTGTGCGACACGTACAACCACGCGCTGCGCCGCTACGACCCCGCGACCGGCGAGGTCACCACCCTGGCGACGGACCTGCGCGAGCCGAGCGACGCCGTCCTCGTCGGCGACGACCTGGTGGTGGTCGAGTCGGCCCGGCACCGGCTGACCCGGCTGCGCCTGCCCGAGGAGGCCGTGCGGGTCGCGGCGGTCGCGCACCGCACGCAGCGGGAGGCGACGGCCATCGCGCCCGGCACGCTCCGGCTGGACGTCGTGTTCCGCGCGCCGACGGGGCAGAAGCTGGACGAGCGGTACGGGCCCTCGACCCGCCTGCTGGTCTCGTCCACCCCGCCGGAGCTGCTGGCGGACGGCGCGGGCCAGGGCACGGACCTGTTCCGCGAACTGAAGCTCGACCCGTCGGTCACGGAGGGCGTCCTGCACGTCTCCGCGATGGCCGCGTCCTGCGACGACGACCCGGAGAACGAGTACCCGGCCTGCCACGTCCACCAGCAGGACTGGGGCGTCCCGGTGCGGGTCGAGGACGGCGGCGCCACCCGCCTCCCGCTGATCCTCGCGGGCCTCGACGAGGCGGAGGCGCAGGCGTAA
- a CDS encoding carbon-nitrogen family hydrolase codes for MRASLIQIAVNPDESVDARRRRAAALVRDESASDLVVLPELWPVGAFAYEAFATDAEPLRGPTYEAMAAAAADAGVWLHAGSFVERDGEALYNTSLVFSPGGELVCSYRKIHRFGFDQGEAVLMSAGSELVVAPHPELPFGLATCYDLRFPELFRGLVDAGAAAFVIPAGWPERRREHWSLLARARAVENQAYVLACGTAGAHAGVEQAGHSVVVDPWGEVLAEAGRTEEVLTVTLDPERVPETRASFPALKDRVLGPRAPH; via the coding sequence GTGCGCGCCTCTCTGATCCAGATTGCGGTCAACCCGGACGAATCGGTGGACGCCCGGCGGCGGCGCGCCGCCGCGCTCGTACGCGACGAGTCCGCGTCGGACCTGGTGGTCCTGCCGGAGCTGTGGCCGGTCGGCGCCTTCGCGTACGAGGCGTTCGCGACGGACGCGGAGCCGCTGCGCGGGCCGACGTACGAGGCGATGGCCGCGGCGGCGGCGGACGCGGGCGTGTGGCTGCACGCGGGGTCGTTCGTGGAGCGCGACGGGGAGGCCCTGTACAACACGTCGCTGGTGTTCTCCCCCGGCGGGGAGCTGGTGTGCTCGTACCGGAAGATCCACCGGTTCGGCTTCGACCAGGGCGAGGCGGTGCTGATGTCGGCGGGCTCCGAGCTGGTCGTGGCGCCGCACCCGGAGCTGCCGTTCGGGCTCGCGACCTGCTACGACCTGCGGTTCCCGGAGCTGTTCCGGGGGCTGGTGGACGCGGGCGCCGCGGCGTTCGTGATCCCTGCGGGCTGGCCGGAGCGGCGGCGCGAGCACTGGTCGCTGCTGGCGCGGGCGCGGGCGGTGGAGAACCAGGCGTACGTGCTGGCCTGCGGGACGGCCGGGGCGCACGCGGGCGTGGAGCAGGCGGGGCACAGCGTGGTCGTGGACCCGTGGGGCGAGGTCCTGGCGGAGGCGGGGCGGACGGAGGAGGTCCTGACGGTGACCCTCGACCCGGAGCGCGTCCCCGAGACCCGCGCGTCCTTCCCCGCCCTCAAGGACCGGGTCCTTGGCCCGAGGGCCCCCCACTAG
- a CDS encoding maleylpyruvate isomerase family mycothiol-dependent enzyme — MTVHPSLQTYADAWTHSIEAISELVQPLVEGEWNRATPCPGWSVRDIVSHVIGLECEMLGDPRPIHSLPRDLYHVRSDFARYMEMQVDVRRHHTAPEMTAELEYVMIRRARMLRNENRSPDTLVRAPLGAQQSLEVAYRMRAFDVWVHEQDLRTALNKPGNLDSPGAYVVRDNLLTVLPKVVAKDAGAPPNTAVVFDVSGPVEFLRTVRVDAEGRGTVDGAPSLGPAVTLATDWETYVRLACGRVRPAAVADRVKIEGDEELAHAILAHFAVTP, encoded by the coding sequence GTGACCGTCCATCCCAGCCTCCAGACCTACGCCGACGCCTGGACCCACTCCATCGAGGCCATATCCGAGCTGGTGCAGCCGCTCGTCGAGGGCGAGTGGAACCGCGCCACCCCGTGCCCCGGCTGGTCGGTACGGGACATCGTCTCCCATGTCATCGGGCTCGAATGCGAGATGCTGGGCGACCCGCGGCCGATTCACTCCCTGCCCCGCGACCTGTACCACGTGCGCAGCGACTTCGCGCGGTACATGGAGATGCAGGTCGACGTGCGGCGGCACCACACGGCACCGGAGATGACGGCCGAGCTGGAGTACGTCATGATCCGCCGCGCCCGCATGCTGCGCAACGAGAACCGCTCCCCCGACACGCTGGTGCGCGCCCCGCTCGGCGCCCAGCAGAGCCTCGAAGTGGCGTACCGGATGCGCGCGTTCGACGTGTGGGTGCACGAGCAGGACCTGCGCACGGCGCTGAACAAGCCCGGCAACCTCGACTCGCCCGGCGCCTACGTCGTACGGGACAACCTCCTGACCGTCCTGCCGAAGGTCGTCGCGAAGGACGCGGGCGCCCCGCCGAACACGGCCGTCGTGTTCGACGTGAGCGGCCCCGTCGAGTTCCTGCGGACGGTCCGGGTGGACGCGGAGGGGCGCGGCACGGTCGACGGCGCCCCGTCGCTGGGTCCCGCCGTGACGCTGGCGACGGACTGGGAGACGTACGTGCGCCTCGCCTGCGGGCGGGTGCGGCCCGCCGCCGTCGCCGACCGGGTGAAGATCGAGGGCGACGAGGAGCTGGCCCACGCCATCCTCGCCCACTTCGCCGTCACGCCGTAG
- a CDS encoding DUF6083 domain-containing protein codes for MTGGALVETTTTSAAPRGAAPARAAAGPVCAACEGPGAQWSLPLMMPLCPACTKAGTGSADRDPVRLGDVLPVTAAALRASGRGPAPVPSPRTGAPMTCRYCGGRARWHRTTGDRWVAIEPGVRPVAGVPRGRRWYIAGDGTAVHLHGAVPADTCRVSHFDVCPARRRAA; via the coding sequence GTGACCGGAGGTGCACTGGTGGAGACGACGACGACTTCGGCCGCCCCGCGCGGCGCCGCGCCCGCCCGCGCCGCGGCGGGGCCCGTCTGCGCGGCCTGCGAGGGGCCCGGCGCGCAGTGGAGCCTGCCGCTGATGATGCCGCTGTGCCCGGCGTGCACGAAGGCGGGCACGGGCTCGGCGGACCGCGATCCGGTACGGCTGGGGGACGTGCTGCCGGTGACGGCGGCGGCCCTGCGCGCGTCCGGCCGGGGCCCCGCGCCGGTGCCCTCGCCGCGCACGGGCGCGCCCATGACGTGCCGGTACTGCGGGGGCCGGGCGCGCTGGCACCGCACGACGGGCGACCGGTGGGTGGCCATCGAGCCGGGGGTGCGGCCGGTGGCGGGGGTGCCGCGCGGCCGCCGCTGGTACATAGCGGGCGACGGCACGGCGGTGCACCTGCACGGCGCGGTCCCGGCGGACACGTGCCGGGTGAGCCACTTCGACGTCTGCCCGGCCCGCCGCCGCGCGGCCTGA
- a CDS encoding helix-turn-helix domain-containing protein yields MEIDGSESVPSFYGKELRFQRERAGLTLEQLVEGSFYGATYLSEIERGQRSIPADLARHVDRALKTDGYFERCCEDVRRARRNGHAEYFERILEAEKCALTIEEWCPTVFPGLLQTEAYAYAVAAAIRPLEPMAETEVKVTARLARARIFEEDHAKPCYWVVLPEGLVLQSLLQPQQMAEQLDRITALVKRRRIIVQVLPWNVGAHPFMIGSAKILTFADAPPLVYTESLHSGHTIDDPALVAGYQKSYDLLRAAALAPQASLALIESAAEDYRNGKQPNRLEQRHLAEQ; encoded by the coding sequence GTGGAGATCGACGGCTCGGAGAGCGTGCCGAGCTTCTACGGCAAGGAGCTGCGCTTCCAGCGCGAGCGGGCGGGCCTCACGCTGGAGCAGTTGGTGGAGGGCAGCTTCTACGGGGCGACGTACCTGAGCGAGATCGAGCGCGGCCAGCGGAGCATCCCCGCAGACCTGGCCCGGCATGTGGACCGAGCCCTGAAGACGGACGGGTACTTCGAGCGGTGTTGCGAGGATGTGCGGCGGGCCCGGCGGAACGGCCACGCCGAGTACTTCGAACGCATCCTGGAGGCGGAGAAGTGCGCGCTCACCATCGAAGAGTGGTGCCCGACGGTCTTTCCAGGTCTGCTTCAGACTGAGGCGTACGCGTACGCCGTAGCCGCGGCGATCAGGCCGCTGGAGCCGATGGCGGAGACAGAGGTCAAGGTCACCGCCAGACTCGCTAGGGCGCGCATCTTCGAGGAGGACCACGCCAAGCCGTGCTACTGGGTGGTTCTGCCTGAGGGGCTGGTTCTCCAGTCCCTCCTTCAGCCCCAGCAGATGGCGGAGCAGCTCGACCGCATCACAGCTCTGGTGAAGCGGCGACGGATCATTGTGCAAGTCCTGCCGTGGAACGTCGGGGCGCACCCGTTCATGATTGGCAGCGCCAAGATCCTCACCTTCGCCGACGCTCCACCCTTGGTCTACACGGAGTCGCTGCACAGCGGGCACACCATTGACGATCCAGCTCTCGTAGCCGGCTACCAGAAGTCGTACGATCTGCTGAGGGCCGCCGCATTGGCGCCACAGGCGTCCCTCGCCTTGATCGAATCAGCGGCTGAGGACTACCGAAATGGCAAGCAACCCAATCGACTTGAACAGCGCCATCTGGCGGAGCAGTAG
- a CDS encoding acyl-CoA dehydrogenase has product MGHYKSNLRDIEFNLFEVLGRDKVYGTGPFEEMDVETAKSVLDELRRLAENEFAESFADADRNPPVFDPETNTAPIPESFKKSYKAFMDSEYWRLGLPEEIGGTTSPRSLIWAYAELILGSNPAVWMYSSGPAFAGVLFEEGNEAQKKIAEIAVERQWGSTMVLTEPDAGSDVGAGRTKAVQQEDGSWHIEGVKRFITSGEHDMSENILHYVLARPEGAGPGTKGLSLFLVPKYHFDWETGELGERNGVYATNVEHKMGLKASNTCEMTFGDKHPAKGWLIGDKHDGIRQMFRIIEFARMMVGTKAIATLSTGYLNALEYAKERVQGPDLANFMDKTAPKVTITHHPDVRRSLMTQKAYAEGMRALVMYTAAIQDEIQIKEAAGEDAKALHGLNDLLLPIVKGYGSEKSYEQLAQSLQTFGGSGYLQEYPVEQYIRDAKIDTLYEGTTAIQGQDYFFRKIVRDQGAALNTLSEEIKKFLAVGTGGEDLAPAREALAKAAVDLEGIVGKMLTDLTATGEDVKNIYKVGLNTTRLLMASGDVVVGYLLLRGAAVAAEKLAAGASAKDVAFYQGKIAAAKFFAANVLPGVATERLIAEGVDNSLMELDESAF; this is encoded by the coding sequence ATGGGGCACTACAAGTCGAATCTCCGCGACATCGAGTTCAACCTCTTCGAGGTCCTCGGGCGCGACAAGGTGTACGGCACCGGTCCGTTCGAGGAGATGGACGTCGAGACCGCCAAGAGCGTCCTGGACGAGCTCCGCCGCCTCGCGGAGAACGAGTTCGCCGAGTCCTTCGCCGACGCGGACCGCAACCCGCCGGTCTTCGACCCGGAGACCAACACCGCTCCCATCCCGGAGTCCTTCAAGAAGTCCTACAAGGCCTTCATGGACTCCGAGTACTGGCGGCTCGGCCTGCCGGAGGAGATCGGCGGCACGACCTCCCCGCGCTCCCTGATCTGGGCGTACGCGGAGCTGATCCTCGGCTCGAACCCGGCCGTGTGGATGTACTCCTCCGGCCCGGCCTTCGCCGGTGTCCTCTTCGAGGAGGGCAACGAGGCGCAGAAGAAGATCGCCGAGATCGCCGTCGAGCGCCAGTGGGGCTCGACCATGGTGCTGACCGAGCCCGACGCGGGCTCCGACGTGGGCGCCGGCCGCACCAAGGCCGTCCAGCAGGAGGACGGCTCGTGGCACATCGAGGGCGTGAAGCGGTTCATCACGTCCGGTGAGCACGACATGTCGGAGAACATCCTCCACTATGTCCTCGCCCGTCCCGAGGGTGCCGGTCCGGGCACCAAGGGCCTGTCGCTGTTCCTCGTCCCGAAGTACCACTTCGACTGGGAGACCGGCGAGCTGGGCGAGCGCAACGGCGTCTACGCGACGAACGTCGAGCACAAGATGGGCCTCAAGGCGTCCAACACGTGCGAGATGACCTTCGGCGACAAGCACCCCGCCAAGGGCTGGCTCATCGGCGACAAGCACGACGGCATCCGCCAGATGTTCCGCATCATCGAGTTCGCCCGCATGATGGTCGGCACGAAGGCCATCGCCACCCTCTCCACGGGCTACCTCAACGCCCTGGAGTACGCCAAGGAGCGCGTGCAGGGCCCCGACCTGGCGAACTTCATGGACAAGACCGCGCCGAAGGTCACCATCACGCACCACCCCGACGTGCGCCGCTCGCTCATGACGCAGAAGGCGTACGCGGAGGGCATGCGCGCCCTCGTCATGTACACCGCCGCGATCCAGGACGAGATCCAGATCAAGGAGGCGGCGGGCGAGGACGCCAAGGCGCTGCACGGCCTGAACGACCTGCTCCTGCCGATCGTGAAGGGCTACGGCTCCGAGAAGTCGTACGAGCAGCTCGCCCAGTCGCTCCAGACGTTCGGCGGCTCCGGCTACCTCCAGGAGTACCCGGTCGAGCAGTACATCCGGGACGCCAAGATCGACACCCTCTACGAGGGCACGACCGCCATCCAGGGCCAGGACTACTTCTTCCGGAAGATCGTCCGCGACCAGGGCGCCGCGCTGAACACGCTCTCCGAGGAGATCAAGAAGTTCCTCGCGGTGGGCACCGGCGGCGAGGACCTGGCCCCGGCCCGCGAGGCGCTCGCCAAGGCGGCCGTGGACCTGGAGGGCATCGTCGGCAAGATGCTCACGGACCTCACCGCGACCGGCGAGGACGTCAAGAACATCTACAAGGTCGGCCTGAACACCACGCGCCTGCTCATGGCGTCCGGTGACGTCGTCGTCGGCTACCTGCTGCTGCGCGGTGCCGCCGTCGCCGCCGAGAAGCTGGCCGCCGGCGCCTCCGCCAAGGACGTCGCCTTCTACCAGGGCAAGATCGCGGCGGCGAAGTTCTTCGCGGCCAACGTCCTGCCCGGTGTCGCCACCGAGCGCCTCATCGCCGAGGGCGTCGACAACTCCCTGATGGAGCTGGACGAGTCCGCCTTCTGA
- a CDS encoding GntR family transcriptional regulator, producing the protein MPSAAPPSPGPAPSPNPAQPAAERVYAHVKEAVLDRRIEGGTLLTEGELAEAVGVSRTPVREALLKLEMEGLLKLYPKKGALVLAVSAQEIADVVETRLLVEEFAVRKAVPLPAPLLARLEELLTEQREHAREGDLRAVAVTDRCFHAEIVRHAGNQILSKLYDQLRDRQLRMGVAVMEAHPDRVAKNIAEHAEILDALRAGDAEGAARCVRAHVSRVKVLVRGEDR; encoded by the coding sequence ATGCCATCCGCCGCGCCCCCGTCCCCCGGTCCCGCCCCCTCCCCGAACCCCGCCCAGCCCGCCGCCGAGCGGGTGTACGCCCACGTCAAGGAGGCGGTCCTGGATCGCCGCATCGAGGGTGGAACGCTGCTCACGGAAGGCGAGTTGGCGGAGGCCGTCGGGGTGTCCCGCACCCCGGTGCGCGAGGCGCTGCTGAAGCTGGAGATGGAGGGGCTGCTCAAGCTGTACCCCAAGAAGGGCGCGCTCGTCCTCGCCGTCTCCGCGCAGGAGATCGCGGACGTGGTGGAAACCCGCCTGCTGGTCGAGGAGTTCGCCGTCCGCAAGGCCGTGCCGCTGCCCGCGCCGCTCCTCGCGCGCCTTGAGGAACTGCTCACCGAACAGCGGGAGCACGCGCGCGAGGGCGACCTCCGCGCGGTCGCCGTGACCGACCGCTGCTTCCACGCCGAGATCGTCCGGCACGCCGGGAACCAGATCCTGTCGAAGCTGTACGACCAGCTGAGGGACCGTCAACTGCGCATGGGTGTAGCCGTGATGGAGGCCCACCCGGACCGCGTCGCGAAGAACATCGCCGAGCACGCCGAGATCCTGGACGCGCTGCGCGCCGGTGACGCGGAGGGCGCGGCCCGCTGTGTGCGCGCCCACGTCAGCCGGGTGAAGGTGCTGGTCCGGGGTGAGGACCGATGA
- a CDS encoding DUF397 domain-containing protein produces the protein MASNPIDLNSAIWRSSSYSNASGGDCVEVADGVTGLVPVRDSKVPDGGVVVVSARAWAPFIASLKG, from the coding sequence ATGGCAAGCAACCCAATCGACTTGAACAGCGCCATCTGGCGGAGCAGTAGCTACAGCAATGCGTCGGGTGGCGACTGCGTCGAAGTCGCCGACGGCGTCACCGGTCTGGTCCCCGTCCGGGACTCCAAGGTGCCGGACGGGGGCGTGGTCGTGGTGTCCGCGCGGGCGTGGGCGCCGTTCATCGCGTCTCTGAAGGGCTGA